A genome region from Bacillaceae bacterium IKA-2 includes the following:
- a CDS encoding DUF370 domain-containing protein, producing the protein MFIHLGGDTVIRSKDIIAILDKQVKETSEITESFLNFQMEKNQEEEKKMDTTKAIVITKDQIYFSPISSGTLKRRADFVKDIEDL; encoded by the coding sequence GTGTTTATTCATTTAGGTGGAGATACAGTGATCCGTTCCAAAGATATTATTGCCATATTAGATAAGCAAGTTAAAGAAACTTCGGAAATAACTGAGAGTTTCCTCAACTTTCAAATGGAAAAAAACCAAGAAGAGGAAAAAAAAATGGATACAACAAAGGCTATCGTAATTACAAAAGATCAAATTTATTTTTCCCCTATTTCATCTGGAACATTAAAAAGAAGAGCTGATTTTGTTAAAGATATTGAGGATCTATAA
- the recF gene encoding DNA replication/repair protein RecF yields MHINELTLINYRNYCHERVSFENSVNVILGENAQGKTNIMESIYVLGLAKSHRTTRDKELIYWDQEYAKIEGSAEKKTGPFTLSVIISTKGKKVKLNRLEQRKLSEYIGALNIVMFAPEDLTLVKGSPQVRRRFIDMEIGQINSVYLYHLALYQKILQQRNFLLKDMQRKKKDNGVLDILTYQLIENAGKVIMKRFEFVRMLEKWAKPIHKDISRNTEELRIEYKPSIKVSETAELSKIEQVLEENFSKMKEKEIERGTSLIGPHRDDLLFFVNNRDVQTYGSQGQQRTTALSIKMAELELIYEKIGEYPILLLDDVLSELDDYRQSHLLNTIKGKVQTFVTTTSVAGIDHQTLKEASTYMVEKGNIERMK; encoded by the coding sequence TTGCATATAAATGAATTAACATTAATAAATTATCGAAATTATTGTCATGAGAGAGTTTCCTTTGAAAATAGTGTAAATGTTATTTTAGGAGAAAATGCTCAAGGTAAAACGAATATAATGGAATCTATTTATGTTCTTGGGTTAGCCAAATCACATCGAACTACTCGTGACAAAGAGCTTATCTATTGGGACCAAGAATATGCTAAAATAGAAGGTAGCGCTGAAAAAAAGACTGGTCCTTTTACTTTATCAGTGATTATTTCTACAAAAGGAAAAAAGGTAAAACTAAATCGTTTAGAGCAGCGGAAATTAAGTGAGTATATTGGGGCTTTAAATATCGTTATGTTTGCACCAGAGGATTTAACTCTTGTTAAGGGAAGTCCTCAAGTACGTAGGAGATTCATTGATATGGAGATTGGACAAATTAATTCTGTTTACCTTTATCATTTGGCTCTATATCAAAAAATATTACAACAAAGAAATTTTTTATTAAAAGATATGCAAAGAAAAAAGAAAGATAATGGTGTGCTAGATATATTAACTTATCAGCTTATTGAAAATGCTGGAAAAGTAATTATGAAGCGTTTTGAGTTTGTGCGTATGCTGGAAAAATGGGCAAAACCAATTCATAAAGATATTAGTAGAAACACTGAAGAATTAAGGATTGAATATAAACCATCTATTAAGGTATCAGAAACTGCAGAATTGTCGAAAATAGAACAAGTGCTAGAAGAAAATTTTTCTAAAATGAAAGAGAAGGAAATAGAGAGAGGCACTTCATTAATTGGGCCTCACCGAGATGATCTTTTATTTTTTGTGAATAATAGAGATGTTCAAACGTATGGGTCACAAGGCCAACAACGGACAACAGCTCTTTCAATAAAAATGGCAGAGTTAGAATTAATTTATGAAAAAATTGGCGAATATCCAATTTTATTACTAGATGATGTTTTGTCAGAACTGGATGATTATCGACAATCTCATCTACTAAATACAATAAAAGGAAAAGTTCAAACGTTTGTTACGACTACAAGTGTTGCCGGTATTGATCATCAGACATTAAAAGAAGCTTCAACGTATATGGTAGAAAAGGGTAATATTGAAAGAATGAAATGA
- the yaaA gene encoding S4 domain-containing protein YaaA, which produces METEVTISSDYITLGKMLKEVGIIDTGGMAKWFLSEHKLFLNNELEARRGKKLFSGDLITIPSHGTFRIVGSES; this is translated from the coding sequence TTGGAAACCGAAGTAACTATTTCATCTGATTACATAACATTAGGAAAAATGCTAAAAGAAGTTGGTATTATTGATACTGGTGGAATGGCAAAGTGGTTTTTAAGTGAACATAAACTATTTTTAAATAATGAGCTTGAAGCGAGAAGAGGTAAAAAGTTATTCAGTGGAGATCTAATTACTATTCCTTCTCATGGAACTTTTAGAATTGTTGGAAGTGAAAGTTGA
- the dnaN gene encoding DNA polymerase III subunit beta, with product MQFVINRDQFVHSVNHVSKAISSRTTVPILTGIKIVADHEGVTLTGSDSNISIECFIPIEEDGIQFVQIVEEGSIILQAKVFAEIVKKLPGDKIEIIVQDQFSTILRSGSSVFNLNGIDPEEYPRLPQIEEENIFQIQNDLLKNIIRQTVFAVSSAETRPILTGVNWQLENKMLTCTATDSHRLALRKATIETNLENLTFKNVVIPGKSLIELSKILEDNNDLLNIVVTENQILFKSKNLLFFSRLLDGNYPATQNMIPDHSKTDVLLETKGFLQAIERALLLSHDGKNNVVNLKTLEDSIIEITSVTPEIGKVTERISTKQLTGEDLRISFNGKNIIDSLKIIDSNEIKISFTGAMSPFLLRPVDHENTLHLFSPVRTY from the coding sequence ATGCAGTTTGTCATTAATAGGGATCAATTTGTTCACAGTGTAAACCATGTTTCAAAAGCGATCTCTTCAAGAACAACAGTTCCAATTTTAACAGGAATAAAAATAGTTGCTGATCACGAAGGAGTTACGTTAACGGGGAGCGATTCAAATATTTCGATTGAATGTTTCATTCCCATCGAAGAAGATGGGATTCAATTTGTTCAGATTGTTGAAGAAGGTAGTATTATTCTTCAAGCAAAAGTTTTTGCAGAAATTGTAAAAAAACTGCCAGGAGATAAAATAGAAATAATTGTACAAGATCAATTTTCGACAATATTACGTTCTGGTTCATCAGTTTTTAATTTAAATGGTATAGATCCTGAGGAGTATCCACGTTTACCACAAATTGAAGAGGAAAATATTTTTCAAATCCAAAATGATTTATTAAAAAATATTATTAGACAAACTGTATTTGCAGTATCCAGTGCAGAAACGCGACCTATCTTGACAGGTGTAAACTGGCAATTGGAAAATAAGATGTTAACCTGTACTGCAACAGATAGTCATCGTTTAGCATTGAGAAAAGCTACCATCGAAACAAATCTAGAAAATTTAACTTTTAAAAATGTTGTTATACCTGGAAAAAGTTTAATTGAATTAAGTAAAATTCTTGAAGATAATAATGACCTTCTCAATATTGTTGTTACAGAAAACCAAATTTTATTTAAATCAAAAAATTTATTATTTTTTTCAAGGCTTTTAGATGGGAATTATCCAGCTACACAAAATATGATTCCAGATCATTCAAAAACTGATGTCCTATTAGAAACAAAGGGATTTTTACAAGCAATCGAAAGAGCACTTTTACTTTCCCACGATGGAAAAAATAATGTTGTTAATTTAAAAACATTAGAAGATAGTATTATTGAAATCACTTCAGTAACTCCAGAAATTGGAAAAGTAACTGAGAGAATCAGTACAAAACAATTAACTGGTGAAGATCTAAGAATTTCATTTAATGGAAAAAATATTATTGATAGCTTAAAAATTATTGATAGTAATGAAATTAAAATTTCTTTTACAGGTGCAATGAGCCCATTCTTATTGAGACCAGTAGATCACGAAAATACATTACATCTATTTTCTCCTGTTCGAACTTATTAA